One Synechococcus sp. Nb3U1 genomic window, AAAGCGAAAATCAAGGGCTGCCACCGCCCCGCCCCGGTTGACAAAGGTGTGGGTGTGTTGCTTGGGCAGCAAGTTCTCAAAGGTTCCCACCTTTTTCATCAGGGCAAACAGGTTGCTGTAGTTACAAAAAAAAACATGCAAACCCATCTCGATGTGGTTGCCATCGGCATCCTGCCAGGAGCCCACCTTACCGCCCACAAACGGACGTGACTCGTAAAGCTGCACCTCATGCCCCGCTTCCACCAGATCCACCGCCGTTACCAACCCGGCCAAGCCTGCCCCGATGATTGCCACCCGCATACCACTGCCCTCAAATGAGTCTCGTCTGGGATCCCGATTTGGAGCTTCATGACCCCGCCCAGACAATGTTGCTCCCAATGTTGCTCCGCAACGCTGACGCGACTGCAAAGAAAAATAAACTTCTCTCATTTTGGAACAAAATCCGCCGGGGATCCCGAAATCAGCTACAGAGTTACATCAGGAAGCCAGGTCAAGATCGGGCGGAATGAACCCTGAGTAGACAGGCGGAGAGTGGCGCGCCACTTGTGCGCTAAGCTGCAAAAATCCACCTTCCCAACTGCTGTGGTATGAGCCAGCCCAAGGGTTTCAGCAAATCCAAGCCCGAAAAGACCCCCCCCAACCCCAATGCCGCCAAACGCAAACAAGCGGCCAAACGCTATGACGAGCTGCAAGCAAAGGGGATGCCGGAATTCAACATTTTTGCCCGCTCTGCCAAGGCGGCTGCCGGGAAACCCAATCCTTGGTTACCGGTGGGATCCCTGGCGGTAGGACGTTCTAGCGCCATTCACCAGGCTATTTTCCAGAACGAAGAGGAACTCAAAAAAGCCGCTCTGCGCTTGTTCCCCCGTCTGAGCAAGGTCAAAGAGGAGCTGGAGTTTGGTTTCCGCCTCAAGGACAAAGACTATCAAGATGAGCCGATTCAACTGGCGATCCGGCCCCAGCCTTCGCCACTTCAGGTTTGGATGGAAAAGATCCGGGGCTGGCTGGGCCTATCGGCCGAAGGGACTTCCAAAAAGGCTTGAGAAGAGCACATCAAACGACTGCAAAGGCTTTGGGTAACCAGTCCAAAATCAAAGGATTGATCACCTCTGGGCGTTCATCATGAGGGCAATGGCCGGTGTCGGGGATGGGCAGAAATTGGTAGTCGATCCCGTTGATATGGTTTTGAAAGCCTCGACCCCGTTGAATCGGTGTCCAGGGATCCGCTTCTCCCCAGAGCACCAACAGCGGACAACGCACTTGCGGCAACAGTGCCTCGGGGAGCGGGCCAGCCGGAGCGGTGAGAATTGAGGCAAACACCTGCTGAGCACCCACATCGCAGGAGGGGGCGTAGAGGATCTCCACCAGTTCATCGGTAATGGCAGCAGGGTTGCGGTACACCTGTTTCAAGGTTTCGCGGATGCGCTGGCGTTGACGCACCCGATCAAATAAAAATGGACCCGTAACGGGGGAGGCCACCAAAGCTGTAAAGGTGCCCATGACCAACCGGAAAATCGGGTTGAGTTCATGGGAACGATGATTCAAGCCGCCGGCACAGTTGAGTAATACAGCCCCTGCCGTCAAATCCGGATGTTGCGCGGCCATGATCAGGCTGAGCAAAGCACCGATGGAATTGCCAATGAACACTGCTGGCCGTTGAATGTGTGCCTGCCAAAAATCCACCAGCAGCTCCACCCACAAATCCAAACTGTAGGGCAGAGCAGGTTTTGCAGAGCCACCAAACCCAAGCAAATCCAGAGCATAAACTTGATATCCTGCCGCCGCCAGAACGGGGATATTGTGCCGCCAATGGCCAATTGAAGCCCCAAACCCATGCACCAACACCAAAGGGGATCCGGATCCCTGCACCACATAGCGAATGGAATGTCCACGCCAGTTCCAGATTTGAGGAGCAAAAGGAGCGATGGCATCAGCCGCAAAACTGGCCGGAGAAGCAGTCAACACAGTGAAAAAGATGTAGAAATATTGCAGGGTTACTGATATCCATCTTACTGCTTCTCTCGAATGCTCTGGCTGCCCCACCTCTGCTGTCCCCCTTGTGCTGTGGCTCTGCTGGTCGGTTGTCTCATGTCTGGGTGTTTCCCCTGGACTGCCTCGGCAGAATCCGTATCCGCTTGCCCAGATAGCCTTGGCTCTTTAGCTCTGTCGATTCGGCCCGAAAGCATTAACGGGGATCCCCTAGATTTGGCGGAGTTCCCGGACGGGCTACAGGCGGTGATTTTGACCAATCGCGCCACGGCTCAACAATCGGTGGACATGTCGCGGCGCATCGATCTGGAGTTTGGTCAATACAAAGGGTTTCGCCAGGTAATTTTGATCGATGGCACGGGGATGGCAGCCTTTCGAGACTTGGTGCTGCGCATTCTGCGGCGGGACTACCCGGTTCCTGAACAGGGATCCCCCTATTTGGCGGTAGATTTTTCTGGCGAATCCGTGACTCCCCTTAAGGACTTAGTCCGGCAAGTGCTGCCCAGCACAGATCCCCGACGGCAGGCAGTACTGTTTTTGGCGGATGGTCGGGGGGATTTGCTCGGGGCCTACACTCTGCAGGAACCGAGTCTCTTGGCTCAGCAATGTTTGCGGCATTTGGTACGCCAACGGCAAATTCGCTAAGTTGGAGCTAGACAAGCTTTGCTGCTGCGCTGGCAACGGCTGTACTTTTTGTTCTCCCGCATGAGTTGACCTATGGGATCCCGTACCAAGTTTTTCGGCACAGTCCTAGCGATGCTGGCGGTGAATAGCATCTACATGCAGCTACAGCAGCTTTCTATGACGTTGCAACGGGATCCCGCTCCCTCTGAGCAATCTTCTCCAGAGCCCAATAGCACCTCTGAACGATTCGACCCTCTGCGGCGTATCACCCAAGTTTTGCAGGTGTTGCGGTTTGCCGATGTGAGCTTTGTCGGGATCCTACCGCGGGAATCCACATCTCCCTTAGAACCCTGAGCGCCAGACTGAGAAGGACTGTGACGCTTTGCAAAGGGGATCAAAGCCCGTACCATGGAGGAGCGGATCCCGTTGTTCTTCTATTTACACAACCCGGACATTCATCATGATCAAGCCGTCAGCGACCTCTGGGCAAAAGCCGATTGTGATCGCCCCCTCTATTCTTTCGGCGGACTTTAGCCGTTTGGGGGATGAGGTGCGGGCAGTGGATGAAGCGGGGGCGGACTGGATCCATGTGGATGTGATGGATGGCCGCTTTGTGCCAAATATTACTATTGGCCCACTGGTGGTGGAAGCACTGCGCCCAGTCACGACCAAGCCCCTGGATGTGCACCTGATGATCGTGCAACCGGAGAATTATGTGGCGGACTTTGCCAAGGCAGGGGCCGACATCATTTCTGTGCATGCGGAGTCTAGCTCTACCATTCACCTGCACCGTACCCTCAGCCAGATCAAGGATTTGGGCAAGCAGGCGGGCGTAGTGCTCAATCCCGCCAGTTCTTTGGATTTGATCCAGTACGTGCTGGAGTTGGTGGACTTGGTGCTGATCATGAGCGTCAACCCCGGCTTTGGGGGGCAAAGCTTTATTCCGGCGGTGGTGCCCAAAATTCGTCAGTTGCGTGCCCTCTGTGATGAACGCGGCTTGGATCCCTGGATCGAGGTGGATGGTGGCCTCAAAGGGAGCAATGCCTGGCAGGTGATTGAAGCGGGGGCCAATGCGATTGTGGCAGGCTCAGCGGTGTTCAAGGCCAAGGATTACGGAGAAGCGATTCGCGGCATTCGTAACAGCCGTCGTCCAGAGCTGGTCACGGTTTGAGGTGGGCTCAAGGCAATCGCTAGGATATTGAGCAATTGATGGGTGCAGGTGGACTCGACTCTAGGGTTAGCCATATCACCCGATATCCCCAAACCTGATACCACCTAAAGTATTGCTCCAGGCAAGCAGACAAGCTCTCTCAGCTAACAATTGGAGGTATGACGGAAGGAAAACTCTCCTACCTTACTGGCTATTTCTGGCTATTTGATGAAGTTGGGATCCTCTAAGCTCCAGTGGGATCCAGCAATCAACGCACCAGAGGGGATCCCTCACCAAGGGCTGTTGCCCCGTTTACTTCCGCTTGTACGTGGGCAGCATCGGTCATGCGCAGACAGTGGGGGGGCGGATCGATCAAGGGGGGCGTAATCGGCTGCGGCGAAGTTGGCGTCAAAAAGGTTTGACAAAAGGGCACGCGGTTGAGCTGAATATCGGCAATAAAGGCAGAGGG contains:
- a CDS encoding HHL1-like protein; its protein translation is MSQPKGFSKSKPEKTPPNPNAAKRKQAAKRYDELQAKGMPEFNIFARSAKAAAGKPNPWLPVGSLAVGRSSAIHQAIFQNEEELKKAALRLFPRLSKVKEELEFGFRLKDKDYQDEPIQLAIRPQPSPLQVWMEKIRGWLGLSAEGTSKKA
- a CDS encoding alpha/beta fold hydrolase — its product is MLTASPASFAADAIAPFAPQIWNWRGHSIRYVVQGSGSPLVLVHGFGASIGHWRHNIPVLAAAGYQVYALDLLGFGGSAKPALPYSLDLWVELLVDFWQAHIQRPAVFIGNSIGALLSLIMAAQHPDLTAGAVLLNCAGGLNHRSHELNPIFRLVMGTFTALVASPVTGPFLFDRVRQRQRIRETLKQVYRNPAAITDELVEILYAPSCDVGAQQVFASILTAPAGPLPEALLPQVRCPLLVLWGEADPWTPIQRGRGFQNHINGIDYQFLPIPDTGHCPHDERPEVINPLILDWLPKAFAVV
- the rpe gene encoding ribulose-phosphate 3-epimerase, which produces MIKPSATSGQKPIVIAPSILSADFSRLGDEVRAVDEAGADWIHVDVMDGRFVPNITIGPLVVEALRPVTTKPLDVHLMIVQPENYVADFAKAGADIISVHAESSSTIHLHRTLSQIKDLGKQAGVVLNPASSLDLIQYVLELVDLVLIMSVNPGFGGQSFIPAVVPKIRQLRALCDERGLDPWIEVDGGLKGSNAWQVIEAGANAIVAGSAVFKAKDYGEAIRGIRNSRRPELVTV